The nucleotide sequence TGGGAGCTCGACCTTTGCGTGCCCGGCATCGCCATGCCCCGGGCGCTCACCCGCTTCCAGCAGGGCGATCCGGTGGTGATCGAGTTCATGCGCAAGCGCGGCGAGCGGGCGCTCGGCATGCTGGAGGCGCAGCTCTCCAAGACCGCCTATCTCTGCGGCTCGGAGCCGAGCATGGCCGATATCGCCTGCGCGGTCGACTTGAGCTATCTGGACGAGGCGGGCCTCAGCCTCGACAATTTTCCAAGCGTGCGTTCCTGGCATGCCCGCATGGCGGCGCTGCCGGGCTGGAAGAATCCAAAAGAGGCGCTGCCCACCTCGTGACCTCCAAGAACACCCATCCGGCGACC is from Pseudomonadota bacterium and encodes:
- a CDS encoding glutathione S-transferase family protein, producing MATQTYTLYGAALSIPSVKVGMALAMTGTPYSYKHVDLRTGQHKTPEYIAINRFGQVPALKHGEMTVVQSDVILEYLGEKTKKFWPKDKAAQYQVKEWLAWELDLCVPGIAMPRALTRFQQGDPVVIEFMRKRGERALGMLEAQLSKTAYLCGSEPSMADIACAVDLSYLDEAGLSLDNFPSVRSWHARMAALPGWKNPKEALPTS